The stretch of DNA TGCGCGCGCTGATCGAGTTCGCGCTGGACGAAGGCTGGCGCGTGGTGCGCACGTCCGGCGGGCACCTGAAGTTTACGAAACCAGGCTGCGCGTCGATCTACACCAGCTCGACCGCGAGCGACCACCGTGCCGACCGCAATGCCCGCGCGCAGCTTCGCCGCGCCGACCGGCAGGCGCAGGAGAACGGCCGTGGCTGAGCTGACGCCGCAGGACATGGCTGCCAAGCTGCTGGCCACCGGCTTCGACCGCAGCGGCCCTTCGGCCGCGACCTTGAGCGACCCCATCGCCGACACGCCGATGGTGGTGACGCTGGATCAGTTGCGGCCCTACGACCACGACCCGCGCGTGACGCGCAACCCGGCCTATGCGGAGATCAAGGCGTCCATCCGCGAACGCGGGCTGGACGCGCCCCCCGCGATCACGCGCAGGCCGGGCGAGGCGCACTACATCATTCGCAACGGCGGCAACACGCGGCTGGCGATCCTGCGCGAGTTGTGGAGCGAGACCAAGGAGGAACGCTTCTTCCGCATTGCGTGCCTGTTCCGCCCGTGGCCGGCGCGCGGCGAAATCGTGGCGCTGACCGGGCATCTGGCCGAGAACGAGCTGCGCGGCGGGCTGACCTTCATCGAGCGGGCCTTGGGCATCGAGAAGGCGCGCGAGTTCTACGAGCAGGAAAGCGGCCAGGCGCTGTCGCAGAGCGAACTCGCGCGGCGGCTGACGGCCGACGGCTATCCGGTGCCGCAGTCACACATCAGCCGCATGAACGATGCGGTGCGCTATCTGCTGCCGGCGATCCCGACGCTGTTGTACGGCGGACTGGGCCGGCATCAGGTGGACCGGCTCGCAGTGCTGCGCAAGGCGTGCGAGCGCACCTGGGAGCGGCGTGCGCTGGGCCGCACCGTGGCCGTGGACTTCGCCACCTTGTTTCAGGACGTGCTGGCGCAGTTCGACACAAGGCCGGACGACTTCTCGCCGCAGCGGGTGCAGGACGAGCTGGTGGGCCAGATGGCCGAGCTGCTGGAGGCCGACTACGACACGCT from Immundisolibacter sp. encodes:
- a CDS encoding type II toxin-antitoxin system HicA family toxin, translating into MASAHELARGRERLRALIEFALDEGWRVVRTSGGHLKFTKPGCASIYTSSTASDHRADRNARAQLRRADRQAQENGRG
- a CDS encoding ParB family protein → MAELTPQDMAAKLLATGFDRSGPSAATLSDPIADTPMVVTLDQLRPYDHDPRVTRNPAYAEIKASIRERGLDAPPAITRRPGEAHYIIRNGGNTRLAILRELWSETKEERFFRIACLFRPWPARGEIVALTGHLAENELRGGLTFIERALGIEKAREFYEQESGQALSQSELARRLTADGYPVPQSHISRMNDAVRYLLPAIPTLLYGGLGRHQVDRLAVLRKACERTWERRALGRTVAVDFATLFQDVLAQFDTRPDDFSPQRVQDELVGQMAELLEADYDTLALEINDSESRQHALTSEPAGPVPAAAAVPATRRPPTDPALQDTTPTAPPAATPPAPPIAPPDSGSGEDADTTPVPSEQDEQRDERLQGHIVTPAATTERLQSIQRMVADRLGDQRPDFEADALRAVPVQAGGLYPISDVWYIEPGLDAPDRLRVHIAQFAREIAGEAAVADHIEASAGGIGFVCMAPAVDQAKALPAFARAVLTLLHALSAAPPAANGLDRARLADDLGALLHGHGGSATRLSDAGLVKLFRLLRLARRLLDLEAGDPGRES